Proteins from a genomic interval of Medicago truncatula cultivar Jemalong A17 chromosome 3, MtrunA17r5.0-ANR, whole genome shotgun sequence:
- the LOC11432316 gene encoding protein WEAK CHLOROPLAST MOVEMENT UNDER BLUE LIGHT 1: MEDVQDKLPSDSSTKIAEETPLAEHVEDMLPSESSSKVTQETHMAEHVEDKLPSESSSKVTQETHMAEHVEDKLPSESSSKVTEETHMAEHVEDKLPSESSSKISEETPLAEHVEDNLHSECSTKVTETQLMEPSEENTEVVNPLHNQSSSELPIPLSNGELESGSHLTVNELPELSLLPNVSNGQTIIQDEDVSVDNSASVPNDTVDAAETSDLLNLVEDSKPGATEDISDQHELQVDVTNVAADNEIRLSASSSETKDLLNDLNEVKMSSGAVDSPPQIKQVDVKRGLIDTTPPFESVKEAVSKFGGIVDWKAHRIQTVERRNLVEQELDKANEEIPEYRKQAETAEQTKNQVLKELDSTKRLIEELKLNLERAQTEEQQARQDSELAKLRVEEMEQGIADESSVAAKAQLEVAKARYTAAITDLAAVKEELDALRKEYASLVTDRDEAIKKAEEAVTASKEVEKSVEDLTIELIATKESLETAHAAHLEAEEQRIGTVMARDQDSLNWEKELKQAEEELQRINEQMLSAKDLKSKLEAASGLLLDLKAKLTVYMESKLKQEGDDELSQGGQEEPEKKTHTDIQAAVESARKELEEVKLNIEKANAEVSCLKLAATSLKSELEQEKSSLASIRQREGMASIAVASLEAELDKTRSEIALVQMKEKEAKEQMTELPKKLQLTAEEANQANLLAQAAREELQKVKAEAEQAKAGVSTLESRLLAAQKEIEAAKASEKLAIAAIKALQESEANRSKNEVDPSSGVTLSLDEYYELSKRAHEAEERANTRIEAANSEVEVAKESELKSFEKLDEVNREIAARRESLKMAMEKAEKAKEGKLGVEQELRRWRAENEQRRKAGESGQGVLNQNKSPRASFEGSKEANNFDRSQYATNPAQYLSSPKTYMHAEKDEGGSSPESKHGKKKKKSLFPRVMMFFARRKTHSNKSG, from the exons ATGGAGGATGTTCAAGACAAGTTGCCCTCTGACTCCTCTACAAAAATTGCTGAAGAGACCCCACTAGCAGAACATGTTGAAGACATGTTACCCTCTGAATCCTCTTCAAAAGTTACTCAAGAGACACATATGGCCGAACACGTTGAAGACAAGCTACCCTCTGAATCCTCTTCAAAAGTTACACAAGAGACACATATGGCCGAACACGTTGAAGACAAGCTACCCTCTGAATCCTCTTCAAAAGTTACTGAAGAGACACATATGGCCGAACACGTTGAAGACAAGCTACCCTCTGAATCCTCTTCAAAAATTTCTGAAGAGACGCCACTGGCAGAACATGTTGAAGACAATCTACACTCTGAGTGCTCTACAAAAGTTACTGAGACACAATTGATGGAACCCTCTGAAGAAAATACCGAAGTGGTAAACCCACTACATAATCAATCTTCCTCAGAACTTCCAATTCCACTTAGTAATGGAGAATTGGAGTCTGGCTCTCACTTGACAGTAAATGAGCTCCCTGAATTATCATTGTTGCCAAATGTTTCTAATGGTCAAACTATAATACAAGATGAGGATGTTTCTGTAGATAATTCAGCTTCAGTTCCAAATGATACAGTGGATGCAGCAGAAACAAGTGACCTGCTAAATTTGGTTGAAGATTCTAAACCAGGTGCTACAGAAGATATCTCTGACCAGCATGAATTGCAGGTTGATGTTACTAATGTCGCTGCAGATAATGAGATTAGACTTTCAGCTTCCTCTTCTGAAACAAAAGATTTGTTAAATGATCTTAATGAAGTAAAGATGTCTTCTGGAGCAGTTGACTCACCCCCCCAAATCAAGCAGGTTGATGTAAAAAGAGGCCTTATTGATACCACACCTCCATTTGAATCTGTCAAGGAAGCTGTTTCTAAGTTTGGAGGAATTGTGGATTGGAAGGCTCATCGAATCCAGACTGTGGAG AGGCGCAATCTAGTAGAACAGGAACTTGATAAAGCAAATGAGGAGATACCAGAATACAGAAAACAAGCAGAGACGGCTGAACAGACGAAAAATCAAGTACTAAAGGAGCTGGACAGCACAAAGAGACTTATAGAAGAGTTAAAGCTTAACCTAGAGAGAGCACAAACTGAAGAGCAACAGGCAAGACAGGACTCGGAACTTGCAAAGCTCAGAGTGGAAGAGATGGAGCAAGGTATTGCAGACGAATCTAGCGTTGCAGCCAAGGCACAACTGGAAGTTGCTAAAGCTAGGTATACGGCAGCTATTACAGATTTAGCAGCTGTGAAAGAAGAGCTGGATGCATTGCGTAAGGAATATGCTTCCTTAGTGACTGATAGAGATGAAGCTATTAAGAAAGCCGAGGAGGCAGTTACAGCATCCAAGGAAGTAGAGAAGTCAGTGGAAGATTTAACTATTGAACTAATAGCCACAAAAGAGTCATTAGAGACTGCTCATGCTGCACACTTGGAAGCAGAGGAACAAAGAATAGGAACAGTCATGGCAAGAGATCAAGATTCACTCAATTGGGAGAAGGAACTTAAACAGGCAGAAGAAGAGCTCCAGAGAATCAATGAGCAAATGTTGTCTGCAAAGGATCTCAAATCTAAACTGGAAGCAGCCTCTGGTTTGCTGCTTGATTTGAAAGCTAAATTAACTGTTTATATGGAATCAAAGTTAAAGCAAGAAGGTGATGATGAACTCTCACAAGGAGGCCAAGAAGAACCAGAAAAGAAGACACACACAGATATACAAGCAGCCGTGGAATCAGCCAGAAAGGAACTTGAGGAGGTAAAACTTAACATAGAGAAAGCAAATGCTGAGGTTAGTTGCTTGAAGCTAGCTGCTACATCTTTAAAATCAGAACTGGAACAAGAAAAATCATCTCTTGCCTCGATTAGGCAAAGAGAGGGAATGGCCTCCATTGCAGTTGCATCTCTAGAAGCTGAATTGGACAAGACTAGATCAGAAATAGCTTTGGTTCAAATGAAGGAGAAAGAAGCCAAAGAACAAATGACCGAACTTCCAAAGAAGCTGCAACTAACAGCTGAAGAGGCTAATCAGGCCAACTTGCTTGCTCAAGCAGCTCGTGAAGAACTGCAGAAAGTAAAGGCAGAAGCAGAACAAGCCAAGGCTGGAGTAAGTACCTTGGAAAGCAGGTTACTTGCAGCTCAAAAGGAGATAGAGGCTGCAAAGGCTTCTGAGAAGTTGGCAATAGCAGCAATTAAAGCATTGCAAGAGAGTGAAGCAAATAGAAGCAAAAATGAAGTGGACCCTTCCAGCGGGGTTACACTTTCTTTGGATGAGTACTATGAGCTGAGCAAACGAGCTCACGAGGCAGAAGAGCGAGCCAATACAAGGATTGAAGCTGCTAATTCTGAAGTTGAGGTAGCTAAGGAGTCTGAATTGAAATCCTTCGAGAAGTTGGATGAAGTGAATAGAGAGATAGCTGCTAGAAGGGAATCCTTGAAGATGGCAATGGAAAAAGCTGAGAAGGCAAAGGAAGGTAAATTAGGTGTAGAACAAGAACTTAGAAGGTGGAGAGCTGAAAATGAGCAACGGAGAAAGGCTGGTGAGTCTGGCCAAGGTGTGCTTAACCAGAATAAAAGCCCTAGGGCTAGTTTTGAGGGGAGTAAGGAAGCAAATAATTTTGACCGGTCCCAGTatgcaactaatcctgcacaataTTTGTCAAGTCCGAAGACTTATATGCATGCAGAAAAGGATGAAGGTGGATCATCACCGGAATCAAAACATggcaaaaagaagaagaaatcgcTGTTCCCACGGGTTATGATGTTCTTTGCTAGAAGAAAAACACATTCAAACAAGTCAGGGTAA
- the LOC11431390 gene encoding photosystem I chlorophyll a/b-binding protein 5, chloroplastic gives MVALAAIARSFHFQQHSLINSNVIGKPSTAGHHWLRPAAAGTGVTPRCKQICAAAQQRPTWLPGLDPPTYLDGTLPGDFGFDPLGLGEDPESLKWYVQAELVHSRFAMLGVLGILVTDLLRVAGVNSIPIWFEAGAVKYEFANTGTLVVVQLLLMGYAETRRYMDFVSPGSQAKEGSFFGLEASLGGLEPGYPGGPLLNPLGLAKDIKSAREWKLKEIKNGRLAMVAILGIFVQASVTHVGPIDNLVEHLSNPWHKTIIQILASSSS, from the exons ATGGTTGCACTTGCAGCAATAGCAAGAAGCTTCCATTTCCAGCAACATTCTTTAATCAACAGCAATGTCATTGGTAAACCTTCAACAGCAGGACACCACTGGCTCAGGCCTGCTGCTGCAGGAACAGGAGTCACTCCACGTTGTAAACAAATTTGTGCAGCAGCACAACAGCGACCCACATGGCTCCCGGGACTTGATCCCCCAACTTATCTTGATGGAAC CCTGCCTGGAGATTTTGGGTTCGACCCACTTGGACTAGGAGAGGATCCTGAAAGCTTAAAGTGGTATGTGCAAGCAGAGTTGGTTCATTCTCGCTTTGCAATGCTTGGGGTCTTGGGAATTTTAGTCACAGAT CTACTTCGTGTCGCAGGAGTTAATAGCATACCAATTTGGTTTGAAGCTGGTGCAGTAAAATACGAGTTTGCCAACACAGGGACGCTCGTTGTTGTTCAACTACTCTTGATGGG GTATGCTGAAACAAGAAGGTATATGGATTTTGTCAGTCCTGGATCTCAAGCTAAAGAGGGTTCCTTCTTTGGATTGGAAGCTTCACTTGGAGGCTTAGAGCCAGG GTACCCTGGGGGTCCTCTGCTAAATCCTCTTGGCTTAGCTAAAGACATTAAAAGTGCTCGCGAATGGAAGCTTaaagagatcaagaatg GGCGACTTGCAATGGTAGCAATACTTGGTATCTTTGTACAAGCTTCAGTGACTCATGTTGGACCAATTGATAACCTTGTTGAGCATCTCTCCAATCCATGGCATAAAACTATTATTCAGATCCTTGCAAGTTCTAGTTCTTAA
- the LOC11431815 gene encoding protein CYPRO4 produces the protein MGGAHSRDGLLESSDEEYEENENEEANYEDANEGEDSEKRVKTPSSVDEVEAKLKALKLKYAVKNQNPNAVKLYLHIGGNSPNAKWVISEKFTTYSFVKTRCVGGNSDDDEDEEEDGDDDADEGFWVLKIGSKIRSKVGGEMQLKTLADQRRVDFIAKGVWAMKFFTEQDFDAFLVKFQNCTFENTHGYEATDENKLKVYGKDFLGWAKPEVADESMWEDADDSFSKSPGSATPVRASQDLREEFEEAANGGIQSLALGALDNSFLVGENGIQVVKNFATGIHGKGVFVNFGGGSSSTSKLVDCTPKKTLLMKAETSMLLMSPLGENKFHSTGLHQFDIETGKVVTEWRFGKDGTEITMKDITNDSKGAQLDPSGSTFLGLDDNRLCRWDMRDRHGIVQDLADSNSNMSTPVLNWAQGHQFSRGTNFQCFATTGDGSVVVGSLDGKIRLYSINSMRQAKTAFPGLGSPVTNVDVTFDGKWIVGTTDTYLVVICTVFTDKDGKTKNGFAGRMGNNIAAPRLLKLNPLDSHLAGVNNKFQKAQFSWVTENGKQERHIVATVGKFSVIWNFQQVKDGSHDCYRSQQGLKSCYCYKIVLRDDSIVESRFMHDKFAVTDSPEAPLVIATPMKVSSFSMSNRR, from the exons ATGGGTGGCGCTCACAGCCGCGACGGTTTACTCGAAAGTTCCGATGAAGAATACGAAGAAAATGAAAACGAAGAAGCGAACTACGAAGATGCAAACGAAGGAGAAGATTCAGAGAAACGAGTGAAAACTCCGTCATCGGTAGATGAAGTTGAAGCCAAACTCAAAGCTCTTAAGCTCAAATACGCTgttaaaaatcaaaaccctaacGCCGTTAAGCTTTATCTTCACATCGGTGGTAATTCCCCCAACGCAAAATGGGTAATTTCTGAGAAATTTACTACTTACTCTTTTGTTAAAACTCGTTGTGTTGGTGGAAACAgcgatgatgatgaagatgaagaagaagatggcgATGATGATGCTGATGAGGGTTTTTGGGTTTTGAAAATTGGTTCAAAAATTAGGTCAAAAGTTGGTGGTGAAATGCAATTGAAAACCCTAGCGGATCAGCGACGTGTGGATTTTATTGCGAAAGGTGTTTGGGCGATGAAATTCTTTACTGAACAGGATTTTGACGCGTTTTTGGTGAAGTTTCAGAATTGTACTTTTGAGAATACGCATGGGTATGAAGCTACTGATGAGAATAAGCTTAAGGTTTATGGTAAGGATTTTCTTGGGTGGGCGAAACCGGAAGTCGCTGATGAGTCTATGTGGGAAGATGCTGATGATAGCTTCTCGAAGAGTCCTGGTTCGGCCACGCCAGTGAGAGCGAGTCAGGATTTGAGGGAGGAATTTGAGGAAGCTGCAAATGGTGGGATTCAGAGCTTGGCGCTTGGTGCTCTGGATAACAGTTTCTTGGTTGGTGAAAATGGGATTCAGGTTGTGAAGAATTTTGCAACTGGGATTCATGGAAAAGGGGTTTTTGTTAACTTTGGTGGTGGTTCGTCCTCAACATCGAAGTTGGTGGATTGCACTCCCAAGAAAACGCTTCTCATGAAAGCCGAGACCAGCATGCTTCTGATGAGTCCATTGGGTGAAAACAAATTTCATTCAACAGGGCTTCACCAGTTTGATATTGAGACTGGTAAGGTTGTGACAGAATGGAGATTTGGTAAGGATGGTACTGAGATTACAATGAAAGATATCACCAATGATAGTAAAGGGGCTCAATTGGATCCATCGGGTTCAACTTTTCTTGGATTGGATGATAATAGGCTTTGTAGGTGGGATATGCGCGACCGTCATGGAATAGTTCAGGATCTTGCTGACTCTAACTCCAACATGAGTACACCTGTGTTGAATTGGGCACAGGGTCATCAGTTCTCCAGAGGGACAAACTTTCAGTGCTTTGCTACAACTGGTGATGGTTCTGTTGTTGTTGGTTCTTTGGATGGAAAGATTCGGCTGTATTCTATCAACTCTATGAGGCAGGCGAAAACCGCTTTTCCTGGACTTGGTTCACCTGTTACTAATGTGGATGTAACTTTTGATGGAAAGTGGATTGTGGGAACCACGGATACTTACTTGGTTGTTATCTGTACGGTGTTTACTGATAAAGATGGGAAAACTAAAAATGGTTTTGCTGGTAGAATGGGAAATAATATTGCTGCACCAAGGTTGCTCAAGCTCAACCCTCTTGATTCGCATCTTGCTGGAGTCAATAACAAATTCCAAAAAGCTCAGTTTTCGTGG GTGACAGAGAACGGGAAACAGGAGCGACATATAGTGGCTACTGTGGGAAAGTTCAGCGTGATATGGAACTTTCAACAGGTCAAAGATGGATCTCATGATTGTTACCGCAGCCAACAGGGTCTAAAGAGCTGCTACTGCTACAAGATAGTTCTCAGGGATGACTCCATCGTTGAAAGCCGGTTTATGCATGACAAGTTTGCAGTCACTGATTCTCCTGAGGCTCCATTGGTTATAGCTACCCCAATGAAAGTTAGCTCATTCAGCATGTCCAACAGGCGATGA
- the LOC11431817 gene encoding pentatricopeptide repeat-containing protein At2g04860, with translation MKFASTTIPCCLRSRPNLSLFHSLFQNATSPALVIFRQILQANVNPNEFTFSLLIKAYLSSPSFTHCPSTAALQARQIQTQCLKRGVNQFIHVHTSLIDLYMKLGFTSHARNMFDQMSYRDVVSWNVLICGYSQNGYLYHAIQLFVDMLRENFKPNQTTIVSLLPSCGCFELIFQGRSIHGFGIKAGFGLDSHLNNALMSMYAKCDDLEASQLLFDEMDEKSVVSWNTMIGVYGQNGLFDKAILYFKEMLKEGFHPSSVTIMNLVSANAFPENVHCYVVKCGFTNDASVVTSLVCLYAKQGFTNTAKQLYKYYPTKDLITLTAIISSYSEKGDIESAVECFIQTIQLDIKPDAVALIGVLHGITNPSHFAIGCTFHGYGVKSGLSNDCLVANGLISLYSRFDEIEAALSLFYDMREKPLITWNSMISGCVQAGKSSDAMELFSEMSMCGKKPDAITIASLLSGCCQLGNLRIGETLHSYILRNNVRVEDFIGTALIDMYSKCGRLDYAEKVFYNIKDPCLATWNAIISGYSLYGLEHTAFGCYSKLQEQGLKPDKITFLGVLAACTHGGLVYLGLEYFNIMTKEYGLMPSLQHYACIVALLGKEGLFKEAIEFINKMEIQPDSAVWGALLNACCIQREVKLGECLAKKLFLLNHKNGGFYVLMSNLYAIVGRWDDVARVREMMKDSGGDGCSGVSVIDVISADDSNNNNNLGPSEVYLNTSIWQHLCLY, from the coding sequence ATGAAGTTTGCCTCCACTACAATTCCCTGCTGCCTCAGAAGCAGACCCAATCTTTCTCTGTTTCACTCTCTCTTCCAAAATGCGACGAGCCCTGCACTTGTTATATTTCGCCAAATTTTACAAGCTAACGTGAACCCAAATGAATTCACTTTTTCATTACTCATCAAAGCTTATCTTTCATCTCCTTCTTTCACTCATTGTCCATCAACCGCTGCTTTACAAGCACGTCAGATTCAAACCCAGTGTCTCAAACGCGGTGTTAACCAATTTATTCATGTTCATACTTCTCTTATTGATTTGTACATGAAACTTGGTTTTACCTCTCATGCACGCAACATGTTTGATCAAATGTCTTATAGAGACGTTGTTTCATGGAATGTATTGATTTGTGGTTATTCACAAAATGGGTATCTTTATCATGCTATTCAACTCTTTGTAGACATGTTAAGAGAGAATTTTAAGCCTAATCAAACTACAATTGTTAGTTTGTTACCTTCTTGTGGTTGCTTCGAGCTGATTTTTCAAGGTAGGTCCATTCATGGGTTTGGAATTAAAGctggttttggtttggattctcaTTTGAATAATGCTCTTATGTCAATGTATGCTAAATGTGATGATTTGGAAGCTTCCCAActtttgtttgatgaaatggACGAGAAGAGTGTTGTTTCTTGGAATACTATGATTGGCGTGTATGGTCAAAATGGTCTTTTTGACAAGGCTATTCTTTACTTTAAAGAGATGCTGAAGGAAGGTTTCCACCCTAGTTCGGTTACGATAATGAACCTTGTATCGGCAAATGCTTTTCCGGAAAATGTTCATTGTTATGTTGTCAAATGTGGCTTCACCAATGATGCTTCTGTTGTTACTTCGCTGGTTTGTCTATATGCAAAGCAAGGGTTCACAAATACGGCGAAACAACTTTACAAATATTATCCCACAAAAGACTTGATTACGTTAACAGCGATAATCTCTAGCTATTCTGAAAAAGGTGATATAGAGTCTGCAGTTGAGTGTTTTATCCAAACTATTCAGTTAGATATAAAACCAGATGCAGTTGCTTTGATTGGTGTACTTCATGGAATTACTAATCCTTCACATTTTGCTATTGGATGCACTTTCCACGGTTATGGTGTGAAGAGTGGGTTGTCTAATGATTGCTTGGTTGCAAATGGGCTAATAAGTTTGTATTCTAGATTTGACGAGATAGAAGCCGCTTTATCTCTGTTTTATgatatgagagaaaaaccacTGATCACATGGAATTCTATGATATCTGGCTGTGTGCAGGCTGGAAAGTCAAGTGATGCCATGGAGTTGTTCTCTGAAATGAGCATGTGTGGGAAAAAACCAGATGCCATTACTATCGCTAGTCTACTTTCTGGGTGTTGCCAGCTTGGTAACCTGCGGATTGGAGAGACGCTGCATAGTTACATTCTGAGGAACAATGTGAGAGTAGAAGATTTTATAGGAACTGCTCTGATAGACATGTATAGCAAGTGTGGAAGACTAGATTATGCTGAAAAGGTATTTTATAACATCAAGGATCCATGTTTGGCAACATGGAATGCCATCATATCAGGTTATAGTTTATATGGTCTTGAGCATACAGCTTTCGGTTGTTATTCTAAACTGCAAGAACAAGGGTTAAAACCGGATAAAATCACCTTCTTGGGAGTTTTGGCAGCATGCACGCATGGGGGACTTGTCTATTTAGGACTGGAATACTTCAATATCATGACTAAAGAGTATGGTTTGATGCCCAGTCTGCAACATTATGCATGCATAGTTGCTCTATTAGGTAAAGAAGGCttgttcaaggaagcaattgaatttataaacaaaatggAGATTCAGCCCGATTCTGCTGTCTGGGGAGCTTTGTTAAATGCTTGTTGCATCCAACGAGAGGTGAAGCTTGGGGAATGCTTggcaaaaaaattgtttctattAAATCACAAAAATGGTGGATTTTATGTATTAATGTCAAATCTTTATGCCATTGTTGGGAGATGGGATGATGTAGCAAGGGTGAGGGAAATGATGAAAGATAGTGGAGGAGATGGATGTTCAGGTGTTAGTGTTATTGATGTGATTTCTGCTGATGACtctaataacaacaacaacttaggcCCAAGTGAAGTCTATTTGAATACAAGCATTTGGCAGCATTTGTGTCTATATTGA